In the Arcobacter arenosus genome, one interval contains:
- a CDS encoding molybdopterin molybdotransferase MoeA — translation MKKEFLDFELAVEKSLENAKATKFTEIVNIEDALNRIISKDVLCRKNLPSFNNSAMDGFAVKFLDAGKSLKVKKIIFAGEKVEPCLEENECYKIMTGAQVPSDVDTIIPIEDVISYKDEIVTIPEYIKKGSSLRLKGEEKAINDVLFKKGETINSSTLAVFASQGITKIEVYKKISIAVVSTGNELKEPWEEASEDEIYNCNSYAITTLLEEKGFDSTYIGVIPDNLEQSIDFINSLSCYDVVITTGGISMGDADFMAEAFRQNGLKTIFHGVNIKPGRPIMMGVIEKEFNNCFVMCLPGNPLTAMVNMHLFAIPVLNKIQGGNSIYQDICLAVNKEDFKTKTGRVNIVLGTAKSGEFNVTKKNKYGSGMITVLNESNAIVVTKPDKDFTAQGEFLRVIRFGCSYLETKTEIFN, via the coding sequence TTGAAAAAAGAGTTTTTAGATTTCGAACTTGCGGTAGAAAAATCTTTGGAAAATGCAAAAGCTACAAAATTTACAGAGATTGTAAATATAGAAGATGCTTTAAATAGAATCATTTCAAAAGATGTATTATGTAGAAAAAATCTTCCTTCTTTTAATAACTCTGCAATGGATGGTTTTGCAGTAAAGTTTTTAGATGCTGGAAAATCTTTAAAAGTAAAAAAAATAATTTTTGCAGGTGAAAAAGTTGAACCTTGTTTAGAAGAAAATGAGTGTTATAAAATTATGACTGGAGCACAAGTTCCAAGTGATGTTGATACTATCATTCCAATTGAAGATGTAATAAGTTACAAAGATGAGATTGTAACTATTCCTGAGTATATTAAAAAAGGTTCTTCTTTAAGATTAAAAGGTGAAGAGAAAGCTATTAATGATGTTTTATTTAAAAAGGGTGAAACTATAAATTCTTCAACTCTTGCTGTTTTTGCATCACAAGGAATTACTAAAATTGAAGTTTATAAAAAAATATCAATTGCAGTAGTATCAACAGGGAATGAACTAAAAGAGCCTTGGGAAGAAGCAAGTGAGGATGAGATATATAATTGTAATTCCTATGCAATCACTACACTTCTTGAAGAAAAAGGGTTTGACTCTACTTATATTGGTGTTATTCCAGATAATTTAGAGCAATCTATTGATTTTATTAATAGTTTGAGTTGTTATGACGTTGTTATTACAACAGGAGGTATCTCTATGGGAGATGCAGATTTTATGGCAGAAGCTTTTAGACAAAATGGTTTAAAAACAATTTTTCATGGAGTTAATATAAAACCAGGTAGGCCTATTATGATGGGTGTTATAGAAAAAGAGTTTAATAATTGCTTTGTTATGTGTTTACCTGGTAATCCTTTAACTGCAATGGTAAATATGCATCTATTTGCAATACCTGTATTAAATAAGATTCAAGGAGGAAATTCTATTTATCAAGATATTTGTTTGGCTGTAAATAAAGAAGATTTTAAAACAAAAACAGGTCGAGTGAATATTGTATTAGGAACAGCTAAAAGTGGCGAATTTAATGTTACAAAAAAGAATAAATACGGTTCAGGAATGATTACAGTACTAAATGAAAGTAATGCAATTGTTGTTACTAAGCCAGATAAAGATTTTACAGCTCAAGGTGAGTTTCTAAGGGTGA